A window of the Terriglobales bacterium genome harbors these coding sequences:
- a CDS encoding DUF4139 domain-containing protein has protein sequence MRRLFLVLLAIFAFVPAALAAEPALTIYNQNFAVVRQTFPLDLRAGVNQVRYTETTAFLEPDSVILRDPSGHVRLQILEQNYRNDPVSQELLLSLYEGKTIDFLIREQNAERIVQGKIIRSGYVPHRAAWQQYGQPYYQAQMAMMQGGASQPIIEVEGKLRFGLPGQPLFPALADDNILKPALDWRIETDRESRFDAELSYLTGGMRWEADYNLVAPEKGDVLDLVGWVTIDNQTGKTFENAKIKLIAGDVSKLQPAQAMEAYDVVTSRAEVAGGMRPVVTEKSFDEYHLYSLLRPTTLRDRETKQVEFVRSAGVKAERLYVYDGAWIDPNRYRGWNMENIRQDRDYGTRSNPKVWVMQEFKNTEANGLGIPLPKGRLRFYRRDDDGRLEFTGENVIDHTPKDEKVRVYTGNAFDIVGERSRTNFRLDSVKNEWMDESFEIKVRNHKKEPVEVRVVEHLYRWTNWEVRLASHKWIKTDAQTVEFRVTLPPDGEQVITYTAHYWW, from the coding sequence ATGCGACGCCTGTTCCTTGTGCTGTTGGCCATCTTCGCCTTCGTGCCCGCCGCGCTGGCAGCCGAACCCGCGCTCACCATTTACAACCAGAATTTCGCCGTCGTGCGCCAGACGTTCCCGCTCGACCTGCGGGCCGGCGTGAACCAGGTCCGCTATACGGAAACCACGGCCTTCCTGGAGCCCGATTCCGTCATCCTGCGCGACCCCTCCGGGCACGTCCGCCTGCAGATCCTGGAGCAGAACTACCGTAACGATCCGGTCTCCCAGGAGCTGCTGCTCTCCCTCTACGAAGGCAAGACCATCGACTTCCTCATCCGCGAACAGAATGCCGAGCGGATCGTGCAGGGCAAGATCATCCGTTCCGGCTACGTGCCCCACCGCGCGGCTTGGCAGCAGTATGGCCAGCCTTATTACCAGGCACAGATGGCGATGATGCAGGGCGGCGCTTCACAACCCATCATCGAGGTGGAAGGCAAGCTGCGCTTCGGCCTGCCCGGCCAGCCGCTGTTTCCAGCCCTCGCCGATGACAACATCCTGAAGCCCGCGCTCGACTGGCGCATCGAGACCGATCGCGAGAGCCGCTTCGACGCCGAACTCTCCTACCTCACCGGCGGCATGCGCTGGGAGGCCGACTACAACCTGGTCGCGCCCGAAAAGGGCGACGTCCTCGACCTGGTTGGCTGGGTCACCATCGACAACCAGACCGGAAAGACTTTCGAGAACGCCAAGATCAAGCTCATCGCTGGCGATGTCTCCAAGCTCCAGCCCGCCCAGGCCATGGAGGCGTACGACGTGGTCACGTCCCGCGCGGAAGTGGCCGGCGGCATGCGTCCGGTGGTCACCGAAAAGTCGTTCGACGAATATCACCTCTACTCGCTGCTGCGCCCCACCACCCTGCGCGACCGCGAGACCAAGCAGGTGGAGTTTGTGCGCTCGGCGGGCGTGAAGGCCGAGCGCCTTTACGTCTATGACGGCGCCTGGATCGATCCCAACCGCTACCGCGGCTGGAACATGGAGAACATCCGCCAGGACCGCGACTACGGCACCCGGTCCAATCCCAAGGTGTGGGTCATGCAGGAGTTCAAGAACACCGAGGCCAACGGCCTCGGCATTCCGCTGCCCAAGGGCCGCCTGCGCTTCTACCGCCGCGACGATGACGGCCGCCTGGAGTTCACCGGCGAGAACGTCATCGATCACACTCCCAAGGACGAGAAGGTCCGCGTCTACACCGGCAACGCGTTCGATATCGTCGGCGAGCGCTCGCGCACCAACTTCCGCCTGGACTCCGTCAAGAACGAGTGGATGGACGAGAGCTTCGAGATCAAGGTCCGCAACCACAAGAAGGAACCGGTCGAAGTCCGCGTGGTCGAGCACCTCTACCGCTGGACCAACTGGGAGGTCCGCCTGGCTTCACACAAGTGGATCAAGACCGACGCTCAGACCGTAGAGTTCCGCGTTACCCTCCCGCCCGACGGCGAGCAGGTCATCACCTACACCGCGCACTACTGGTGGTAA